A single Campylobacter hyointestinalis subsp. hyointestinalis DNA region contains:
- the htpG gene encoding molecular chaperone HtpG — MAKKEFQTEVNDLLNLMIHSLYSNKEIFLRELISNASDALDKLNYLCLTDESYKSLNYTPKIELKIDKNAKTITISDNGIGMNEEDLTNNLGTIARSGTKGFLSSMSGDAKKDSSLIGQFGVGFYSAFMVASKIEVISRKALSDKAYKWSSDAKSYEIEPSSKDTQGSDIVLYLNDDEFSDSFRIESIIKKYSNHIPYPIFMDKEEWIAPKDGEKEGHYENKYSQINKASALWRLPKSNLKPQDYNDFYKQISHDSSDPLMHIHTKAEGKIEYTTLFYIPSVAPFDLFRVDYQSGVKLYVKRVFITDDAKELLPPYLRFVRGIMDVEDLPLNVSREILQENKILASVKEQSVKKILSELEKTLNNDREKYVKFYSLFGKVLKEGLYGFNSNKDELLNLCLFKSSSRDGLVSLKEYKSAMKEGQKSIYYISGQNEKMLRNSPLLENFKAKGIEVLICDEEIDTIVMPMVYEFDKTPIKPVNNSDINDEIKSDEKIDDTLYAKLLVKIKEALKDEIKDVKISSRLNDSAACLIFDKNDPDYAMQMMFKQMGEVAPKVKPILEINPKHELFAKLENNELMVDDISNLLLNMAKISEGIPVDNPSEFAKKLTNIMIKAL; from the coding sequence ATGGCAAAAAAAGAATTTCAAACCGAAGTAAATGACCTACTAAATTTAATGATCCACTCGCTATACTCAAACAAAGAGATCTTTTTAAGAGAGCTTATATCTAATGCTAGCGATGCTTTAGACAAATTAAATTATCTATGCTTAACAGACGAATCTTATAAGAGTTTAAACTATACTCCAAAGATCGAACTTAAAATAGATAAAAATGCAAAAACTATTACCATAAGCGACAACGGTATAGGTATGAATGAAGAAGACCTTACAAACAATCTAGGAACGATAGCAAGAAGCGGAACCAAAGGTTTTTTAAGCTCTATGAGCGGTGATGCTAAAAAAGACAGCTCACTTATCGGACAGTTTGGAGTCGGATTTTACTCTGCATTTATGGTAGCAAGCAAGATAGAAGTGATAAGCCGCAAAGCACTGAGCGATAAAGCTTATAAATGGAGTAGCGACGCAAAAAGTTATGAAATAGAACCATCTTCAAAAGATACTCAAGGATCTGATATCGTGCTATACCTAAACGATGACGAATTTAGCGATTCTTTCCGCATAGAAAGTATAATCAAAAAATACTCAAATCATATCCCATATCCTATTTTTATGGATAAAGAAGAGTGGATAGCTCCAAAAGATGGAGAAAAAGAAGGACACTACGAAAACAAATACTCTCAAATAAACAAAGCTTCAGCTCTTTGGAGATTGCCAAAATCAAATTTAAAACCACAAGACTACAACGACTTTTATAAACAAATAAGCCATGATAGCAGTGATCCACTTATGCACATACATACAAAAGCCGAAGGAAAAATAGAATACACTACACTATTTTACATTCCAAGCGTTGCACCGTTTGATCTATTTAGAGTCGATTATCAAAGCGGCGTAAAACTATATGTAAAAAGAGTGTTTATCACAGATGACGCAAAAGAGTTGCTTCCACCGTATTTGAGATTTGTCCGCGGTATTATGGATGTCGAAGATCTACCATTAAACGTGAGCCGTGAAATTTTACAAGAAAACAAGATATTAGCTAGCGTAAAAGAACAAAGTGTTAAAAAGATACTATCTGAGCTTGAAAAAACATTAAATAATGATAGAGAAAAATATGTCAAATTTTACTCGCTTTTTGGCAAGGTATTAAAAGAAGGACTTTATGGATTTAATTCAAATAAAGATGAGCTTTTAAATTTGTGTTTGTTTAAATCAAGCAGTAGAGATGGACTAGTAAGCCTAAAAGAGTATAAATCAGCAATGAAAGAAGGTCAAAAATCCATATATTACATAAGCGGTCAAAACGAGAAAATGTTAAGAAACTCACCGCTCCTTGAAAACTTTAAAGCAAAAGGTATAGAAGTACTTATCTGCGATGAAGAGATAGACACTATCGTAATGCCTATGGTATATGAATTTGACAAAACACCTATAAAACCAGTAAATAACTCAGACATTAACGACGAGATAAAAAGCGATGAAAAAATAGATGATACACTATACGCAAAATTACTAGTAAAAATCAAAGAAGCATTAAAAGACGAGATCAAAGATGTAAAAATTTCAAGCCGCTTAAATGACTCGGCAGCTTGTCTTATATTTGACAAAAACGATCCTGATTATGCTATGCAAATGATGTTTAAACAAATGGGAGAAGTTGCCCCAAAAGTAAAACCTATCTTAGAGATAAACCCTAAACACGAACTATTTGCCAAGCTAGAAAACAATGAGCTTATGGTAGATGACATCTCAAATTTACTTCTAAATATGGCAAAAATCAGCGAAGGAATACCAGTAGATAATCCAAGCGAATTTGCCAAAAAACTCACAAATATAATGATAAAAGCATTATAA